From a region of the Chrysemys picta bellii isolate R12L10 chromosome 7, ASM1138683v2, whole genome shotgun sequence genome:
- the LOC101948997 gene encoding protein NDNF-like isoform X1 has translation MLFAKYHLNSSKSKNSEVLGNLDALLKVLKMFRFWIYLPFHLLVAMCLCHSIKVPTSSQHSFKSDLFNCNHSLILVDGKETTVHLLKDIPKRYCFILEEDRAPAPFTVTVTPCDVPIEWSILVHKASTNFLGKAARGDYDTLEATKSQKIPKLVSMIFNYKGNSVETYMGMSSYSAFYMLEFLSIERDTHITVYLTTDTTSGHLYPELPLDPRIDVIGIGHATVTLAWKHSPSVLKHKENIQYCLLVNEKHNYKSLCAAETAIRSSGMKSPPALALSLFPYLLDHQQVMILSNSELSIINRVSNGEVRQICMGTKNTYTVPNLRPSTQYYFDVFVVNLLTNASAAYTGTFARTLEEPEPKVIELKDGKVIHLTLDGKKQKFYSLQYQARHKKIQFIFQSCSGHVGVQITRNGKVLASENIAGFRHFSLKGKLLDTYLVQLRSMDHTNSSVKVQVSSHFHKPFFPLLPESLKIKSFSKLRTCNSVTIAWLGTQEQSKYCVYKKRIKEDQVWMEVRSADRCSGPKSRHNSEKVLCKYFYDINLRRAVTTQTIKGLEAGTLYLFDVYLTEPSGIPVRYHSKVVKTRKKC, from the exons TGCTGAAGATGTTCAGATTCTGGATTTACCTGCCTTTCCATCTTCTCGTGGCCATGTGTTTGTGTCATTCTATAAAGGTGCCCACCAGTTCCCAACACAGCTTCAAGAGTGATCTCTTCAACTGTAATCATTCCCTGATTCTTGTAGATGGTAAGGAAACCACAGTCCACCTGTTGAAGGATATACCTAAAAG GTACTGTTTCATTCTGGAGGAAGACAGAGCCCCAGCTCCTTTCACGGTAACCGTGACACCCTGTGATGTTCCCATTGAATGGAGTATACTGGTACATAAGGCATCAACAAACTTCCTTGGAAAAGCAGCACGTG GTGATTATGACACTCTTGAAGCCACAAAATCTCAGAAGATTCCAAAGTTGGTGTCCATGATATTTAACTATAAAGGAAATTCTGTGGAGACTTATATGGGTATGTCTTCCTATTCTGCTTTCTATATGCTGGAGTTCCTATCAATTGAACGAGACACACACATTACTGTATACTTAACAACTGACACAACATCTGGGCATCTGTATCCAGAACTTCCATTAGATCCACGCATAGATGTTATCGGTATTGGCCATGCAACTGTGACTCTAGCTTGGAAACACAGCCCATCGGTCTTAAAGCACAAAGAAAACATCCAGTATTGTCTTCTTGTCAATGAAAAACACAACTACAAGAGTTTATGTGCAGCTGAGACAGCTATCAGATCTTCAGGTATGAAATCGCCACCAGCACTAGCTCTTTCTCTCTTTCCATATCTTCTAGACCATCAACAGGTGATGATACTGTCCAATAGTGAATTAAGTATCATCAACAGGGTTAGTAATGGGGAAGTGAGGCAGATATGCATGGGCACCAAGAATACTTATACAGTGCCCAACCTTAGACCCAGCACTCAATATTACTTTGATGTTTTTGTAGTCAACCTCCTCACTAATGCAAGTGCTGCCTACACTGGAACATTTGCAAGAACTCTTGAGGAACCTGAGCCTAAAGTTATTGAGCTGAAGGATGGGAAGGTAATTCATCTAACCCTGGATGGGAAAAAGCAGAAATTCTACAGCTTGCAGTACCAGGCTAGACACAAGAAGATCCAATTCATCTTTCAATCTTGTAGTGGCCACGTAGGGGTTCAGATAACAAGGAATGGTAAAGTACTGGCCTCAGAAAACATTGCAGGCTTCAGACATTTCTCACTGAAGGGAAAGCTGCTGGACACGTATTTGGTGCAGCTAAGGTCCATGGACCATACTAATTCTTCTGTGAAAGTTCAAGTATCCTCTCACTTCCACAAGCCTTTCTTCCCACTTCTTCCAGAAAGCTTAAAAATCAAGTCCTTCAGTAAACTGAGGACCTGCAATTCAGTCACCATTGCCTGGCTAGGAACACAAGAGCAGAGCAAGTACTGTGTGTACAAGAAAAGGATCAAAGAGGATCAAGTTTGGATGGAGGTGAGGAGTGCAGACAGGTGCTCAGGGCCCAAATCCAGACACAACTCTGAGAAAGTGCTGTGCAAATATTTCTATGATATAAATCTACGACGAGCAGTTACCACACAGACCATCAAGGGATTGGAAGCAGGGACTCTCTACCTGTTTGATGTTTATCTAACTGAACCTTCTGGGATCCCGGTCAGGTATCACAGTAAAGTTGTGAAGACCAGGAAAAAATGTTGA
- the LOC101948997 gene encoding protein NDNF-like isoform X2, with protein MLFCFILLLQIREWSEEHLSINTIVLKMFRFWIYLPFHLLVAMCLCHSIKVPTSSQHSFKSDLFNCNHSLILVDGKETTVHLLKDIPKRYCFILEEDRAPAPFTVTVTPCDVPIEWSILVHKASTNFLGKAARGDYDTLEATKSQKIPKLVSMIFNYKGNSVETYMGMSSYSAFYMLEFLSIERDTHITVYLTTDTTSGHLYPELPLDPRIDVIGIGHATVTLAWKHSPSVLKHKENIQYCLLVNEKHNYKSLCAAETAIRSSGMKSPPALALSLFPYLLDHQQVMILSNSELSIINRVSNGEVRQICMGTKNTYTVPNLRPSTQYYFDVFVVNLLTNASAAYTGTFARTLEEPEPKVIELKDGKVIHLTLDGKKQKFYSLQYQARHKKIQFIFQSCSGHVGVQITRNGKVLASENIAGFRHFSLKGKLLDTYLVQLRSMDHTNSSVKVQVSSHFHKPFFPLLPESLKIKSFSKLRTCNSVTIAWLGTQEQSKYCVYKKRIKEDQVWMEVRSADRCSGPKSRHNSEKVLCKYFYDINLRRAVTTQTIKGLEAGTLYLFDVYLTEPSGIPVRYHSKVVKTRKKC; from the exons TGCTGAAGATGTTCAGATTCTGGATTTACCTGCCTTTCCATCTTCTCGTGGCCATGTGTTTGTGTCATTCTATAAAGGTGCCCACCAGTTCCCAACACAGCTTCAAGAGTGATCTCTTCAACTGTAATCATTCCCTGATTCTTGTAGATGGTAAGGAAACCACAGTCCACCTGTTGAAGGATATACCTAAAAG GTACTGTTTCATTCTGGAGGAAGACAGAGCCCCAGCTCCTTTCACGGTAACCGTGACACCCTGTGATGTTCCCATTGAATGGAGTATACTGGTACATAAGGCATCAACAAACTTCCTTGGAAAAGCAGCACGTG GTGATTATGACACTCTTGAAGCCACAAAATCTCAGAAGATTCCAAAGTTGGTGTCCATGATATTTAACTATAAAGGAAATTCTGTGGAGACTTATATGGGTATGTCTTCCTATTCTGCTTTCTATATGCTGGAGTTCCTATCAATTGAACGAGACACACACATTACTGTATACTTAACAACTGACACAACATCTGGGCATCTGTATCCAGAACTTCCATTAGATCCACGCATAGATGTTATCGGTATTGGCCATGCAACTGTGACTCTAGCTTGGAAACACAGCCCATCGGTCTTAAAGCACAAAGAAAACATCCAGTATTGTCTTCTTGTCAATGAAAAACACAACTACAAGAGTTTATGTGCAGCTGAGACAGCTATCAGATCTTCAGGTATGAAATCGCCACCAGCACTAGCTCTTTCTCTCTTTCCATATCTTCTAGACCATCAACAGGTGATGATACTGTCCAATAGTGAATTAAGTATCATCAACAGGGTTAGTAATGGGGAAGTGAGGCAGATATGCATGGGCACCAAGAATACTTATACAGTGCCCAACCTTAGACCCAGCACTCAATATTACTTTGATGTTTTTGTAGTCAACCTCCTCACTAATGCAAGTGCTGCCTACACTGGAACATTTGCAAGAACTCTTGAGGAACCTGAGCCTAAAGTTATTGAGCTGAAGGATGGGAAGGTAATTCATCTAACCCTGGATGGGAAAAAGCAGAAATTCTACAGCTTGCAGTACCAGGCTAGACACAAGAAGATCCAATTCATCTTTCAATCTTGTAGTGGCCACGTAGGGGTTCAGATAACAAGGAATGGTAAAGTACTGGCCTCAGAAAACATTGCAGGCTTCAGACATTTCTCACTGAAGGGAAAGCTGCTGGACACGTATTTGGTGCAGCTAAGGTCCATGGACCATACTAATTCTTCTGTGAAAGTTCAAGTATCCTCTCACTTCCACAAGCCTTTCTTCCCACTTCTTCCAGAAAGCTTAAAAATCAAGTCCTTCAGTAAACTGAGGACCTGCAATTCAGTCACCATTGCCTGGCTAGGAACACAAGAGCAGAGCAAGTACTGTGTGTACAAGAAAAGGATCAAAGAGGATCAAGTTTGGATGGAGGTGAGGAGTGCAGACAGGTGCTCAGGGCCCAAATCCAGACACAACTCTGAGAAAGTGCTGTGCAAATATTTCTATGATATAAATCTACGACGAGCAGTTACCACACAGACCATCAAGGGATTGGAAGCAGGGACTCTCTACCTGTTTGATGTTTATCTAACTGAACCTTCTGGGATCCCGGTCAGGTATCACAGTAAAGTTGTGAAGACCAGGAAAAAATGTTGA